One Rhizobium tropici CIAT 899 genomic window carries:
- a CDS encoding DUF3800 domain-containing protein, with product MLKIYIDDSGKSDHSPVLVLAGYLSDNARWTKLEIEWRAILADHKMTTFHAAEAWRRAHGSGLKVPLVRDSAFVKLLNCIRSNVDHAFAVSIPFEGHEHWFQAKQFPELPSLRIYNMAFYGLMTQIHQYLYKRHFDKPVELIFDEQGGESAARVLSGMEEFRRLASTGFPGLNVSTPSFKSDDGCPGLQAADMLAWLLRRDAYNAVRQVDRKQTAEALMLGEALSMPSTIKIWSDSDLRLAAESVAKALQ from the coding sequence ATGCTTAAAATTTATATCGACGACAGCGGGAAGTCGGATCACTCACCAGTTCTCGTTCTGGCCGGCTACCTTTCTGACAACGCTCGTTGGACCAAGCTGGAAATCGAGTGGCGGGCAATATTAGCCGATCACAAAATGACGACGTTCCATGCCGCGGAAGCGTGGCGAAGAGCGCATGGCTCCGGTCTCAAGGTCCCATTGGTACGTGATAGCGCGTTCGTAAAACTGCTGAATTGCATCAGGTCTAACGTCGACCACGCATTTGCCGTCTCAATACCTTTCGAAGGCCACGAACACTGGTTCCAAGCAAAGCAGTTTCCCGAATTGCCCTCGCTCAGAATCTACAATATGGCCTTCTACGGGCTCATGACGCAGATTCACCAGTACCTTTATAAGCGGCATTTCGATAAGCCCGTCGAACTCATTTTCGACGAGCAGGGAGGCGAGTCTGCCGCGCGGGTCCTAAGCGGAATGGAAGAGTTCCGTCGACTTGCTTCCACGGGCTTTCCAGGTCTGAACGTTTCTACCCCGAGCTTTAAGAGCGACGATGGTTGCCCGGGACTCCAAGCCGCTGACATGCTGGCTTGGCTTCTTCGTCGCGATGCCTATAACGCCGTCCGTCAAGTTGATCGGAAGCAAACCGCAGAAGCCTTGATGCTTGGCGAGGCGCTTTCCATGCCGTCGACTATCAAAATCTGGAGCGATAGTGACCTTCGCCTTGCCGCAGAGAGCGTTG